agatgctgccTCATCATTTAGGAGCaccattttatgtatgtatgtgctgtcaagttgcaacctaaGGAAAAGGCTTTTGAAGCAAGTGAGaggcagaggtgctttgccatggccttcctctgcagagtcttccttggggggtcttccatccaagtactgaccctacttagcttccaagatctgatgagagtgggctgtaccatgccacctttccCCCCATGGTACCTTTTTAGTccatcagaattttaaaaattgatccGACTGATGTACAGCCCTAATAAAATTATATATTCCTATAATGATCAGGCAGGGAGGGCTTGCTTTGCGCTGCTGCTTGAAGATCTTTTAGTTGTAGTAAGCAGACAGACAGCTGGTAACCTTGGGAGTCatgaagacatgaagctgccttctactcaGTTGGACCATTGGCCTATCAGGTAAGCAAGGTCTACtctggcggcagctctccagggactcaggcagaggtttttcccACCCCCTACTGCCTctgcctttgaactggagatgttggagatCAAACCTGGCACTTCAGTGCTGAACCACAGCTTCTCCCTGGCTGGGAAGATCAGAGGTCAGGGCCAGTACCAGAAGGCAGAGCATTTTGTGGGGTCCCAAGATGACTAAAAGGCTCACTAGTCCAACAGTGGCACCAGTCCTACTTTGCGTGGAAGCACCCCGAAAGGAGAAAGGTAGCAGGAGCGAATTCTCAGCAAACCCTGCTTCTTCCAGTTTAAGGGACTTTTCTGAAAGCTCGCCCTCTAAATCCTAGAACCACCATCACTGCCAAGGACTTGGGATTAACAAGCAACCATGTATACAGTAGCTGTCTCGAGGGTGAACTTTATATTTCCATAAGTGGAAAAGCAATCTTCTGTGGTTGAATAACCCAGGATGGATCAGGTGGCTGAAACTCCCTGGAATTCCTttaagagagaaaaaacacctcaGGATTGTGATTGTGCCAGCAAGTCTACAGAAGGCCCCTGTGCCAGAGGGTTGTGCAGTGAAGCAGTCGTTTTTAATTTGGTAGCTACGTCAGGCTGGAGCCTCGGTCCATCTCATGCTGGTGGCTGAAGACTTCATGGAATTTGTCTCCTCCTAGCAGCAGGTTAGCCTAAGAAGGAAGGAAGCTTGTTGGCAACATCTTGGTGACCTAAATCTTCCAGGAAAAAGGAGACCTTCATTTCATGCTTGGTCTAGGATGACAGTGATGCCCAGAAGTGATCCCATTACTCCATCAACATCCAGTTCTGAGGCAGCCTTGAGGCTTAGATTTTTGGAGTATGAAATGAAAGCATTTtggaggagggtgtgtgtgtcaccATTTGGATTTTCTGATTCAAGCACTAAAATGTGTGACTGTTTACCTCAGGTTGCAGCATTTAAGCTCCATTAATGGaggcagagtgggggggggaatggagggaCAGGTCTGAGCAGCAACCCACTGAAGTTCTCTTGCACAATCTCTTTTTACCTGAATGGGGAGTTATGCAAGAGCATGGAAGTGCAGGGAGAATGTCCCCCTGAGTTGAGCCCCTCTGTTCATTAGCCTATGGAAATTTTCTGTTGCTCGGATTTTCTGCCTCAGGCACCACAATGTCTGGGGCTGGCCCTATTGATGACAATGCTGTTTTGCTCTTGCTAGCCACAGGGAATGGCATCTCAACCCCGTGATGTTTATTCCTCTGCCAGAGCTGTGTACATATCAATATAAATAGAGGCTGGTTTCATCAAGGCCAGGGAGCCGGAGGCATGGATGGAATGTTGCAAGTTTGGTGGAGGAAGCTGACACTGTTCACACTTGGTGGCCGCTCTGATTGGGTCAGCAGTTTGCAGAAAGGAACACATCTCTGCTGGGGAGTGATTGATCTCAGGAAAGAATCAGTTAAAGGCAGATCAGGAAATAAACTGGCCCATCTCATAGGCTGCTGAAGATTCCAAGGCAGAAAAATCCTAAAGATCCGCTGGCTCTGAAAACTAATTCAGATCAGGTCTGCACTTGCTTCTTTGGGCACATAACTACTGTGAGTGAGTGCTGAACTCAAAAGAGCTTTGTATTATTAATATCCTTATTCTTTAATTGCTTGGTAGacgacgtttttttaaaaagtcaacctTAGATGGCAACAGATTGCAAAAAGTAGCAGAAATATTAAATGTAGCAAAATGTTTCAGAATAAAAGCCATAATTCAGACACACCATTAAAAGCCTGTCAGAAGAGGAAGAGATAAAACCTCACATTACCCTTCAATGGGAGGAGATTCTATGGTGCTGGGGCAactacagaaaaggccctgctctTCGTAGTCACCAGACCACTGCTAACTTGAGATGATatttggcggcggggggggggggggatgtaatgGTGATTGCTGCCTGCCTATCCACCCAAATAGGCGTATCAATCACCTTTTATACTCCTGTTTGTGGTTACATTATAAGCTTTCCTGAATTCCTCAACAAGGTATAAATTAAAAGAGTCAATCGCCAATTAGAAAAGCACCTGCTCCAAACCTTTGCAATGCAAGGAGTTATGTATGCAGATACCCCACCTCTGTCCAGGAGCCAGCACATTGAAGAGAAGGCTAGCTTTTAAACTTGTTCTTTAGCAGGTCCCTTTTCTTGAAcaaggagggttttttaaatgtgtgtgaaCTACCATTCTACAGTTTTAAGATTCCTGTACCTCATCATTTCCTCTAACTTGGAGTCtgcagcgtgtgtgtgtgtgtgggggaaatcTCATTATTTTCACTATAAAGATCTCAATCACCTCTTGGGCCCCAAAGGGAGATGAGGCCCTAGCTTAATGCTATTATCACAATTTTCTCCCCAAACATTTCTAATCATGGGATCATCCCTAGGCGTGTAGACCCTGTGCTCATGAACTGCCGATTGTCCGTAGATGAGGGGCAGGGGTAGCACGCTTGTGTCTGCTCGCCTCCTAtatgcattgatttcaatgtgcaTAATATATCTCAAGGGCTCATGACTCAACGTCTCAGGTCCAGAAGGGACTCAAATCATAACCCATACTTTCAGAAATGTAATGTGCAAATGTTACCGAAAAGCCGTATGTACTGATCCCGAGTAGGGTCAGCTTTGCTCGTCTCTGGAGGAAATGCGTGTACACACCAAGTCAGTCAAATACCCTGGATTGGCAAGATGCTGTTTTGACAGACTTCATCTTTTTGAGGTCCAGGGCCCACCTTTAATCCCAACTTGTCCACTCATGTTAGtttctccctttcttctcttgtctttcccttcctctttttttctttttgaccaGCTCTTTTCTCCCCACTGCCCCTTCCTTTTTTAGCTCTCCACAgcaagaacaaaaaaagaaaatcttggtGGAGTTATTTACGTGAACCTCTGCTCAGATCAGCCTGTGACCGTGTTTTGGGTCATAATCCAACCTGCTCTTTTATATCTCAGGTGCCAAAATTTCATTACTCCTGAAGTGGGTTCTGCTGTCTTAAGGCAGGCCCAAAACCTACTCCCAGAGTTCCTTTCagctttgagtttcagtgagaaaggtggtgtataaatggtgtatttatttgcatatgtaaataaataaatgtgtactCTGAACCTATCAACTCTAACCCTCTCATGGTTTGCTTGCTTTCCCAGGTAAGTGATGAACGATACGAAGAGAAAGTGTGCGGTTTTGAGAGACTCTCCAGAAATGCAGCCAAGGAGCCGGAGATCTGGCAGCCGGGCCCACTTGGTGTATGGGAAGCTGTCAGTAAAGAGAAGCAGAAGgcagaagaggagaggaggaagaaggtgaGCCAGGGGAAGGTGGTGGCAGTGGGGGAGCTGGTGAAAGTTCACCTTGTTGTGTTGCAGGGTGGAGAGGACAGGGGAAATCCTGTAGGACGAGAGTTCACTGAATTTATCTTGCAAGATCTTGTGCAGTATTTCCCAATCAGGGTTCTGAGGAGCCCTGGGGTTCTACTGGAAATTGCCAAGGATGCTGCAATAAgttgtggaataaataaataaaattgaaataccacccccaaatatccctcaaaatatcATGGTTATTAAGGTTATATTTAGATGTGTGGTGCTTGTGTTTATTTTGTATTGTTACAGAGCATTGATAcaaataatttagcagtaatcgAATTGTGCTCTCcatcatcaactttttctggcctgtaaacattttcataggcaGGGGTTCCACAGGATGTGAAAAATTAAtgtaggggttcctccatggaattAAGTTTGGGAAACACTGGTCTAGTGATTCTTTTACTAGAATCTTTTGGGTTTTAAACACACAGACCCAAGATATTGATTGCCGGTTAATGGTAAAACGATCCTTAGAATGCCTCTTAATTTTAGATCACAAGAAATACCCTGCTGGGTCAGGTCAAGGTCTAACTAGTTCCATTTGTGCAAGAACCACTGGAATCAGCAAGCAGTAAGTGGTCTACCTAAAATGGtccagcaccccccacccccaggtggtCTTTGGTATATATTTTACCCAGTCCTACTACAAGATCCCATGAGGTCACTTTGTCATATGGCAGTAGATGACCACTTACTGTTGCATGTAACCTTAGCAGACAGGCCATTTAAAGATAGGGCAAAAGAATGTAGTTCCTTGAGGAGATGGATATTGCATATCTTTAAAATGACAAAGCAGGAATGAGGAATAATTCGCTAGGAAAGTTTCTTGTATAATCCCCATTGGAATGAATGACAGCTGCATAAAATGATGGTGTATGAGGATGGCACATGTGGAGTAGGATCTGGATTTGaattcccgctctgccatggaagattgctgggtgaccttgggccagtcacacactcacaggTTGGCCTACCTAacggggtgttgtgaggataaaatagaggcatggagaataatgttgtaagtgCTGCACTGGGAAGAAAAATGGGAGTTTTGAAGTGTGAAGGGGAAAGTGCTTTTTTGGATTTCCATCTCTGGCACTGAAACATCATGGCTGAGTAGTGCCTATATGAGATGTTGCTTGCCTaacttaatgttgttgttgttgttgccagcTTGAGACACTCAACAATTCCAGACTGAAGCTAGAGAGCTTGCAGGACTTGGAGGCCATAATCAAGCTAcgcaaaaacaagaaaaaatggaagaagGTGGTCCACCCCAAGGAACAGGAGCCAGAAGTGATAGTGAGTATCCATTCCTCAACCTACGCAAGGGTCCCACCACTTGGGATGAATGGTGGTGGCAGTGATGGAGAGAGAGGGCGAGTGATGACTTTTCTGGGTATCCTTTCAAAAGTGCCAGGCTAGGTAATTGTGTTCATCTCTCTAGACAGAACCTGTGAATCAAGAACGGTTTCTGCAAGCAGCCCTGGAAAACCAGATTCTTGTGATTGACAAATATCTAGCAGATGGAGGGGATCCCAACGCTCATGACAAGGTACTGGGATTTCTGCATTCAAAAGAAACGATGTAAATTAAGCCCCCCTGCGAGCGTTTACACAAAAGGAAGGATTGAGGGTGGGTGTACGTTTAGATAAGCTGGTCTGGTATGGATAAGCAAATGTAGCAGCTTTAGTAGAGAATGCTGGCCAGAGGAAGGAATTGGGGCATCAGGCTGGCAAAAGACACTGAGTAAAATGCAAATGCCATTTCCCTTGCCACACAATAATAGAGTCCAGTCCACTGGGAAGTGGCACTGTGCAAGACCCATTGAAAGATGTGGAGTTCCAGTGCATTTTAGCAGAGCTTATAGAGCAGCCCTTTCCTgtgaattattttattaattaaaatatttatatctagaGTTGcaatctccaagtggggcctggaggtctcccagaattacaactgatctccatgtgacagagatcagttcccagggagaaaacggcagctttagagggtggagtctatggcattatgccccagggaaggccctcccttctccaaaccctgccctccacaggctacacctccccagtctccaggaatttcccaactcaagagttggcaagcctaatttataccccacctttcctcttgaTGTTTCCCAAATCAATAGTGTACCTATGTCCCATTCTCTCACTCAGGGCTCCCAATGGTACTCATTAAGCACTGCCTAATACCCAGACTTTTAAAAGTTGCCCTCTTCCTGGATCAGATCTGCTTATTCCCCCAAATGGCACCGCAAGCCTCCTAAAGATGTTACTGTGCCTTATGGCGCAGCTGCTTCTAGGTGGTTCCCAAGTGCCACCTGCTGGCCAGTGGAGGCATCGTCCAGAATCCTGTATCTTAAACAAACATAAACAGCTGCATAAGAACGGAGATCACACTTAAAGTAGGGTTCAAAATGCAGGGGAATGATGTGACAAATCCCCAAGGTGAGTGAACTGCACCATTCAGACAGCAGCTGGCAGATTCTAGTTCTGAATGGGCTTCCTTCTGAAACATGCAAATAGAACATGAGCACACAGCAGGTAGAAAAGTTCACTGCTGATTTTGTTTTCAGGAAGCTTTTTTGACATATTGGAATAGTCGAAAATATGACTGCACTTTCCTCTCCATTGTACCATCACATTTCTGCCACTTAATTGCTGCCTTATTTCCCTGCATGGGTGAGCCAGGGTGTAGATCTTTTAAAGTGACCCCCTGCGAAACATAGGCCAGATCTATCAGTGAACAGAATCCTAGAATCTGTGTGAACTCCTTCGTGGACACACAGAAGAGTTTCAAGGACAACTCTTCTGCATCTTATACTTTTGTGCGCTGATCCATGAGCTCTCGGTGCTGAGCTGAAAATGTCCCATCAAAaagaacccccccacacactcttCAACTTTCCTGACTGTTCTAATGACATGTCAAATAATAATGCATTCTTATTCAGTGACTCCCACTGCAATCCTAAAAGCACTTTCCAATGagtaaaatgggatttacttctgagtgcACCAGCTTATGATTTCTCCTTGTGTGTCTTTATCTGCCCTACTTACCTgtctatgtgccatcaagttgccatcgacttacggcaaccccagcaagggtctttcaaggcaagtgagaagcagaggtggtttgccaatgccttcctctgcagagtcttcctcggtggttgtccatccaagtactgaccctgcttatcttccaacatctgatgagattgggctataccatgctgccttccctccactgCCCTACTTAGGGTGGACCAATAGATCATTTGGCTAACCTCCAGCCCACCAGTTCTCCCAGGCAACTCCTACTGGAAAGCTCCCACACATTTTCTGTTTCATGCTACACCTGGAAATAAGCCTGGCAGAGGGATGATCTGCAGTGGGGGGTCTGTGGGAAAGAACTGATGAGTGGGATTAAGCACCTCACTCCTGCCCCTGCAAATTTCCCTCTCATGCTGTTTTCATGCTATCATGGCAAACATGACCCTGGGAAGCTGCATTTGCATGGGTAATGTGGTATTCTGTCCTAAGACAGAGATCATCAAGGGCTGATCTGATGGGCTCCGCTGGGCGTCCTCCTTGGGAAGGATGCACCTGATCTCCTCCAAGGATAGAAATATGGGAAGATATGAGTGATACTGGCAACCTAAACCACTCTCTACTGTGTCTGTTCATGCTGCAGTTCAAATGCACTGCCCTGCATCGGGCCTGCCTACGGGGCCATGCAGAGATCGTGGAGAAGCTACTGGAAGCTGGGGCCAAACTGGAACCAAGAGACATGGTGAGACTCACCTGATGGCCATCATTCATTCTTCCAGACCCAAGTACTGTAGTGGGACCTTATGCCCTGCTGAGATCTTGGAAAGACAGCATGACTCTTGGCCTCTCTACACCTGCCTTCCACATATGTCCACACTACATGTTCTCAAAAGTGTTCACCTGCAAACAAAAGGCCAGGTATAATCTGGCCCAAGGTAGTCCAATGAGTCCTGGTCTATATATGCATCAGAATGAAGTGGTAGAGAGGACTGCAAATtgagagcagtttttaaaatgctcttTCCAGCCACAGAGGCAGCTAGTAGCAGAAACTTGATTATGCAACAGCCAAGCCCACAATGCCTCTTACTTCTGGCCAGGTTAGCCACAAGGCCCTGGCCTCTTTGTCACAGATTTCTGCCTCCTTCATATTAAGAGTCTGCTTTGCTTTTACCAGCTGGATGCAACGCCTGTGCTCTGGGCCTGCCGTGGGGGACATCTGGAGATCCTCAAGTGCCTGATCAACAGGGGAGCCAAAATCTCCACCAGGGACAAGGTTAGAGGTGTCAGTCAAGTCTGCCTTCCCCATCTGAAAAAGTTCTAGCCCGTGGCTGTGTGCACAAGCAGCTCTGGTATGTTGTTAAACGTGATTCTCTTTGCCTGGCAGCTCTGGAGCACTCCGCTGCACGTGGCTGTCCGGACAGGGCACTGCGACTGCGCAGAGCATCTCATTGCCTGTGGGGCAAACATCAATGCACAAGACAAGGTAAGATGCCATGGCCACCGGGATCCTACAGAAGCAGTTGGGGAACAAGCTACAGCAAGCCTGGGCCACCTCTAGGGCAAAGAACCAGGTCTTGGGCATGTCAGTTCTTGCTTCATCGTGCCACCTGAGCTTTTGATGTCACGCAGCAGCAGGATTCATTCTTAAGCACAAGGGCAGGCTGCTCCCTGCCTCTTTGAAAGGAGGCACTTGATAAAAATGTATAACATGAGGAGGCATGGTGTGGAGGAAGTGGGCAGAGAAATTCTGCCCCCCCTTCAGAATTGAAATGCACACAATTAAACTGATGGGTTAAGTATTCAGGACTGAGAAAAGAAAGTGCTTCTTTACAAAATTCATTATTCGCTTGTGAACTCACTTCAAAACACAGTGATGGCCACTGGCTTGGGATGGCTTTAAAAGCAGACAGGATGCATTCACGGAGTGGCTGTTGGCCACGGTGGATAGATTAGAACCTTCACATTCAGGAAGAGTGCATTCTGAACACCACTCGGGGGAGGCAATGGCGGAGGAAAGCAAGACTTCCATGCCCCACTCACgggcttcctggaggcatctgcttggccactgtgggaaacaggatactGGGCTAGGGGAATGACAGTCATCCCCCTGGGCTTTCCCCCTTACATCTCTGAAAATAAATTACATAGAAATGCATGATCATACATACAGGTTGCAGAATTAGACTGCCTGCACACAGAACTGTAGCTTTATTCCAGTCCTTCTTGTCCTGAGTCCGTTTAGTCCTGTGCCATTTCTGTCAATGGGCAGGAGCACCTGTCTCTTCTAGCCTTCTTAACCATGATTCCTTTATCACTGGAGCTGTCCAGAATTGAGCTTTGGATCTACTGCCTGCAAGCTGAGTGGCTCTATAGGTGAGCCACGCGGGCCACACATAGGTCTGCCTGAACACATACTGAACAGACCATTTGTTGGGGTACCCAAACTTACCCCTCCTcctctggcaggaaggagacacGCCCATTCATGATGCAGTTCGGCTGGGACGTTTCAAGGCTGTGAAGACGCTGCTGCTGTATGGCGCTAACCTCAGCATCCAGAATGAGGTGAGGATTGGGCTGGGACCCGGGAGGCTGGCTCGTTGCTACTGTTTAAGAGGGGTGGAAGGAACATGCCTAATGGACTTGGTGCCTCCTAGATTGCTTTACAGTTCTTAGTGAGGGTGAATGTGTGTCTGCAGTGTACCATTTCAAACTGGGGCTCAGATGACTGAATACGCCTCTTACCTCAGCCAAATccctcacacagagaaaactagcATATTAAAAATTAGCTTTCTCCTGACAAGCTAGTTTTCTACATGAAGGGATTTTTCCAACACAGTGGAAATATTCCATCAGATGAGCTCTTGCTTCCAAGTCTGAAGTGTTACAGCCCATACACAGGGTTtactcccgccccccccccccccgcagtggtAACTAGGCCACTGTCTAATGATGGACCACTGTGGTTTACAGTGCATGAGTGGAGGAAGCTGGGCCACAGTAAAGGACAGAATTCTCTCTGACCTGCCCCAAATCAGCTCCAGTCCAGAGAAAGTGAGGAAAAAGTAATGATATGAAGAGGTGACAACATGttttccagcctccaaagcaacaGGCAAAGCTGAAGTCTCCTCTTGGTGTTTTTCGTGGCAGGAAGCAGTGACTCCAGTGGAC
Above is a genomic segment from Eublepharis macularius isolate TG4126 chromosome 14, MPM_Emac_v1.0, whole genome shotgun sequence containing:
- the ANKRD23 gene encoding ankyrin repeat domain-containing protein 23, giving the protein MEIFSIQQLVSDERYEEKVCGFERLSRNAAKEPEIWQPGPLGVWEAVSKEKQKAEEERRKKLETLNNSRLKLESLQDLEAIIKLRKNKKKWKKVVHPKEQEPEVITEPVNQERFLQAALENQILVIDKYLADGGDPNAHDKFKCTALHRACLRGHAEIVEKLLEAGAKLEPRDMLDATPVLWACRGGHLEILKCLINRGAKISTRDKLWSTPLHVAVRTGHCDCAEHLIACGANINAQDKEGDTPIHDAVRLGRFKAVKTLLLYGANLSIQNEEAVTPVDLVKDWQTGIRETLQACADRQHPSTRN